The genomic interval AGTCCGGCGTGCTCAGCCGCGTCACATAGCGTTTGTTCTCCCAGAACAGGCTGGGGCGTTTCATGAAGGCGATTGGGCTGACCGAATAAAGCGGGCCATTGATCAGCCGGGGGGTATCCGGCGTGCCATCACAGGGGAAGTGAAAGCGGTGATAGTCCGTCGGGCAGAGGCGTGAGATGAGAACGCTGCCGCCTTCATACCTTTTGGCCAGCTCTTCGTCCCGCAACAAGGCAGGCAGATTGAAGCGCACTCCTTTGACAAAAAAATCCGGTCCCACCGTCACATCCGGGATCACAAAATGCCGTCCGTCTGCCGGAAGGGCCACCGCTGCCGCCTCCTCCACCACGGGCCGGGCCTCCGGCTTCAGCTTTCGGTAGAAAAAGTCATTGAAGCTGCCGTAGCTCTCCACCGGCTCTGCGAATTCTCCCACGTCCACGCCATACTGCTGGATGAAGGGGCGGATGCGCGCCGCACTCTTGGGCGCATCCATCTGCCGGCCATACCAGTCGGAAAACAAGGCTCGCTTCACTAGCCCGTGCAGGGCCACCTTTCCCAGGGCATTTTCATAAACGAACCGCAGCGGTCCCTCCCCATACACGGCCTCCGTTTCCAGGCGTTGGGTCAGGCGGTTGTAGAACTGGATGGGCTGGGCTGGCATCTGGATTCTACGTTTCCCCACCCTGGGGCGGGAGGCAAATGCCTGTTGGCCCCCGCCCCACATTGGGGCATGGTATCCCATGGCTGAGGAAACCCCACCTCCAACCGCGCCCCCGCATGCAAACCGGCCCTCCGGCTGCTTGCGCTTCTTGGGCATCCTGCTGCTGCTCCTAGTCGTCGCCGGGGGTGTCATCGCCTGGAAATTCATGGATACGGCGCGGGAAGGACTCGCCTGGATGGGGGAGACGCTGGTCACCCAGGATATCAATGTCACCTTCCGCCAGTCCGTGACGGAGATTGTTTCGACCAAAGGAGACATCCTGGAGGTGGCCACCATGGAGACGGATGAAACGGTGACCAACTACGACATGAAGACGCTCTTTGACCGTACGGTCTATTTGGGCACCACCATCTCAGAAATCCGGGTGCCGGTCGTTTACAGGTATCACATCAAGCTTTCGGATGAATGGAAGCTGCGTGTGGATGAGGGAGGCCAGTGCATCGTCCACGCTCCCG from Prosthecobacter sp. SYSU 5D2 carries:
- a CDS encoding phosphatidylserine decarboxylase; its protein translation is MPAQPIQFYNRLTQRLETEAVYGEGPLRFVYENALGKVALHGLVKRALFSDWYGRQMDAPKSAARIRPFIQQYGVDVGEFAEPVESYGSFNDFFYRKLKPEARPVVEEAAAVALPADGRHFVIPDVTVGPDFFVKGVRFNLPALLRDEELAKRYEGGSVLISRLCPTDYHRFHFPCDGTPDTPRLINGPLYSVSPIAFMKRPSLFWENKRYVTRLSTPDFGLVTLLEVGATCVGTVVHTAQPGVPVRKGDEKGYFRFGGSCFITLFERGRIRFCEDLVENSAVGREVYARVGDVAGWRV